A single Leptospira kirschneri serovar Cynopteri str. 3522 CT DNA region contains:
- the hslU gene encoding ATP-dependent protease ATPase subunit HslU gives MTNYLTDQELISSTEEELTPREIVAKLDEHIISQKNAKKAVAIALRNRTRRKKLDPEMREEIYPKNIIMIGPTGVGKTEIARRLSKLCGAPFLKVEATKYTEVGYVGRDVESMIRDLAIISMNLVKQEFRTKVEETAKQKAEEVLLDILLPFPGENKHGSTHQITGSSQFTEEEDRKTHFLETREFMRKKLKAGKLDDQEVELDLPNPSVSQVPMLQVFGAGNLDDLDNQLQNVLGDILPKKNKKRKLKIPEALKALEESEAEKLLDPDKVQREALRRVEEMGIIFLDEIDKIAGREGKSGADVSREGVQRDLLPIVEGATVNTKIGPVKTDHILFIAAGVFHMTKPSDLIPELQGRFPIRVELEKLSREDFEKILTAPRSSLTRQYEALLSTDGIQLEFSSEGIQEIARIAYDMNEKHENIGARRLNTILERLLEEVSFEGPDLPENQRKVRIDGKYVTDRLQGVIQNKDLSQYIL, from the coding sequence ATGACAAATTATCTAACAGACCAGGAACTTATATCATCAACGGAAGAGGAGCTCACGCCTAGAGAAATCGTAGCAAAACTAGACGAACATATTATCAGTCAGAAAAATGCAAAGAAGGCAGTGGCTATTGCTCTTAGAAACAGAACCAGACGTAAAAAACTGGATCCGGAAATGAGAGAGGAAATTTATCCTAAAAACATCATCATGATAGGGCCCACTGGAGTCGGAAAGACTGAAATTGCAAGAAGACTTTCCAAACTCTGTGGCGCTCCCTTTTTAAAAGTAGAAGCTACCAAATATACGGAAGTAGGTTATGTTGGAAGAGACGTAGAATCTATGATTCGTGATCTTGCCATAATTTCTATGAATCTTGTAAAACAAGAATTTAGAACTAAAGTGGAAGAAACTGCAAAGCAAAAAGCGGAAGAAGTTTTGTTGGATATTTTACTTCCGTTTCCGGGAGAAAATAAACACGGTTCTACTCATCAAATTACAGGTTCTTCTCAGTTTACGGAAGAAGAGGATAGAAAGACTCATTTTCTAGAAACCAGGGAATTTATGAGAAAAAAATTAAAAGCCGGAAAGTTGGATGATCAGGAAGTAGAATTAGATCTTCCAAATCCGAGTGTATCTCAGGTTCCTATGCTTCAAGTTTTTGGTGCGGGAAATTTGGACGATCTTGACAACCAGCTTCAAAACGTTTTAGGAGATATACTTCCTAAAAAAAATAAAAAAAGGAAACTTAAAATTCCCGAAGCCCTCAAAGCTTTAGAGGAATCCGAAGCGGAAAAACTTCTCGATCCTGATAAAGTACAAAGAGAAGCACTTCGAAGAGTAGAAGAAATGGGAATCATCTTTTTAGATGAGATCGATAAGATTGCTGGAAGAGAAGGAAAGAGTGGAGCAGACGTTTCCAGAGAAGGAGTTCAAAGAGATCTTCTTCCAATTGTAGAAGGGGCTACGGTAAACACAAAGATCGGTCCGGTAAAAACGGATCATATTTTATTTATCGCGGCGGGAGTGTTTCACATGACAAAACCTTCTGATCTCATTCCTGAATTGCAGGGAAGATTTCCGATTCGAGTGGAACTCGAAAAACTTTCCAGAGAGGATTTTGAAAAAATTCTTACCGCACCTCGTTCTTCTCTTACAAGACAATACGAGGCACTACTTTCTACCGATGGAATTCAGTTGGAATTTTCTTCGGAAGGAATTCAGGAAATTGCAAGAATCGCTTATGATATGAACGAAAAACACGAAAATATCGGCGCCAGAAGACTCAATACAATTTTAGAACGCCTTCTTGAAGAAGTGAGCTTTGAAGGCCCTGATCTTCCGGAAAATCAGAGAAAGGTAAGGATTGACGGTAAATACGTTACCGATCGCCTACAAGGTGTGATTCAAAATAAAGACCTGAGTCAGTATATTCTTTAA
- the hslV gene encoding ATP-dependent protease subunit HslV, whose translation MPENKIRSTTILCVRKNGKVAIGGDGQVSMGNTVMKNTAKKIRRLYDGKILSGFAGSAADAFTLFELFEKKVQEFGGSLSRSAVELAREWRTDRMLRRLEALLIVADKEESFLISGTGDVISPDEGVIAIGSGGNYALAAARALYDHTNLSPREIVESSMKIAADICIYTNDHITLEEIF comes from the coding sequence ATGCCAGAAAATAAAATTCGTTCTACAACCATTCTCTGTGTACGAAAAAACGGAAAAGTAGCCATCGGAGGAGACGGTCAGGTTTCTATGGGAAACACCGTTATGAAAAACACGGCTAAAAAAATCAGAAGACTTTATGACGGAAAAATTCTTTCCGGTTTTGCGGGATCAGCCGCAGACGCGTTTACACTTTTCGAACTTTTTGAAAAGAAGGTCCAGGAATTTGGAGGAAGTCTTTCTAGAAGCGCTGTAGAACTTGCAAGAGAATGGAGAACGGATAGAATGCTTCGAAGACTAGAAGCGCTTCTCATCGTAGCCGATAAGGAGGAATCTTTTTTGATTTCCGGAACGGGAGACGTGATTTCTCCAGATGAAGGAGTGATCGCGATTGGTTCGGGTGGAAATTACGCGTTAGCCGCTGCTCGTGCGCTTTACGATCATACCAATCTTTCTCCCAGAGAAATTGTGGAGTCTTCAATGAAGATCGCGGCGGATATTTGTATTTATACGAACGATCATATCACCTTAGAAGAAATTTTTTAA
- the xerC gene encoding tyrosine recombinase XerC, whose translation MGDYPFLFPEFSSESLNETAKKFINYLKIEKNYSQNTINAYSIDLKFFFEFCEKEQLDIFQIEPVDIRSYFAHLAKKHEIDRRSQSRKLSSLRTFYKVLLREDLVKSNPATQLSFPKVRKEVPKNFRINETEEILEFESENASEISEIRDRAMIEVLYSSGLRVFELVNAKLNSLSKDLTVLKVLGKGRKERFVYFGKEAVNSLQKYLEYRNVSFPDVEEIFLNHRGKKLTTRGVRYILNERRKKMGWEKTITPHKFRHTFATDLLDAGAEIRAVQELLGHSSLSTTQIYLSVSKEKIKEVYRKAHPHARK comes from the coding sequence TTGGGTGACTATCCTTTCCTATTTCCAGAATTTTCTTCCGAATCTTTAAATGAAACGGCTAAGAAATTCATAAACTATTTAAAGATCGAAAAGAACTATTCACAAAACACAATCAACGCTTATAGTATTGATTTGAAATTTTTTTTTGAATTTTGTGAAAAAGAACAACTGGATATTTTTCAGATCGAACCGGTGGACATCCGATCTTACTTTGCACATCTCGCCAAAAAACATGAGATAGACCGCAGATCTCAAAGTAGAAAATTATCTTCACTTAGAACCTTTTACAAAGTACTTTTGAGAGAGGATCTAGTAAAATCCAATCCGGCCACTCAACTCAGTTTTCCTAAAGTTAGAAAAGAAGTTCCTAAAAATTTCAGAATTAACGAAACGGAAGAAATCCTGGAATTTGAGTCAGAAAATGCTTCCGAAATTTCGGAGATCAGAGATAGGGCGATGATCGAAGTTTTATATTCTTCCGGCCTTAGGGTATTTGAACTTGTAAATGCAAAACTGAATTCTCTTTCTAAGGACTTAACGGTTCTTAAAGTTCTCGGGAAAGGACGAAAGGAAAGGTTTGTATATTTTGGCAAGGAAGCAGTAAATTCCTTACAAAAATATTTGGAATATAGAAACGTTTCTTTTCCGGATGTAGAGGAAATTTTTCTGAATCATAGAGGAAAGAAACTGACGACTCGAGGGGTTCGATATATTTTGAATGAAAGAAGAAAAAAAATGGGTTGGGAAAAAACGATCACACCCCATAAATTTAGACATACTTTTGCGACCGATCTTCTAGATGCCGGTGCGGAGATTAGAGCGGTGCAAGAATTGCTCGGACATTCTTCTCTTTCCACAACTCAAATTTATTTAAGTGTGAGTAAGGAAAAAATCAAAGAGGTTTATAGAAAGGCCCATCCACATGCCAGAAAATAA
- the pth gene encoding aminoacyl-tRNA hydrolase produces MANLKLLLVGIGNPGQKYVHNRHNIGFVILDSLLDSFSGSYQTNSKYSLARTDEDGVTIFYLKPLEFMNLSGKAVAEIAKKNGILPENILVIHDEIDFEFGKLKLKGGGGHAGHNGLRNIVEKLGTNTFFRLRFGVGKPSITSEVPDYVLSNFLPNEKEKIPELVKTSLQKISDWIRERKNGFQKLSDNQ; encoded by the coding sequence ATGGCAAATCTAAAACTATTATTGGTAGGGATTGGAAATCCAGGCCAAAAATATGTTCACAACCGGCATAACATCGGTTTTGTGATCTTGGATTCTCTTTTGGATTCTTTTTCCGGAAGTTATCAAACCAATTCCAAATATTCTTTAGCTAGAACCGACGAAGATGGAGTTACGATTTTTTATCTAAAACCCTTAGAATTTATGAATCTTTCCGGAAAGGCAGTTGCGGAAATCGCTAAAAAAAACGGAATCCTCCCCGAAAACATTTTAGTCATTCATGATGAAATCGATTTTGAGTTCGGTAAATTGAAATTGAAAGGCGGAGGCGGACACGCTGGTCATAACGGACTTAGAAACATAGTAGAAAAATTGGGTACCAATACATTCTTTCGGCTTAGGTTTGGGGTCGGAAAACCTTCCATCACTTCAGAAGTGCCGGATTACGTGCTTTCCAATTTTCTTCCGAACGAAAAAGAAAAAATTCCAGAACTTGTTAAAACTTCTTTGCAAAAAATCTCGGATTGGATTCGAGAAAGAAAAAACGGATTTCAAAAACTCTCCGATAATCAGTAA
- the cimA gene encoding (R)-citramalate synthase CimA, translated as MTKVETRLEILDVTLRDGEQTRGVSFSTSEKLNIAKFLLQKLNVDRVEIASARVSKGEFETVQKIMEWAETEQLTERIEILGFVDGNKTVDWMKNSGAKVLNLLTKGSLHHLEKQLGKTPKEFFTDVSFVIEYAIKNGLKINVYLEDWSNGFRNSPDYVKTLVEHLSKEHIERIFLPDTLGVLSPEETFQGVDSLVQKYPDIHFEFHGHNDYDLSVANSLQAICAGVKGLHASMNGLGERAGNTPLEALVTAIHDKSNSKTNINEIAITEASRLVEVFSGKRISANRPIVGEDVFTQTAGVHADGDKKGNLYANPILPERFGRKRSYALGKLAGKASISENVKQLGMVLSDVVLQKVLERVIELGDQNKLVTPEDLPFIIADVSGRTGEKVLTIKSCNIHSGIGIRPHAQIELEYQGKIHKEISEGDGGYDAFMNALTKITNRLGISIPKLIDYEVRIPPGGKTDALVETRITWSNLDEDQTFKTMGVHPDQTVAAVHATEKMLNQILQPWQI; from the coding sequence ATGACAAAAGTAGAAACTCGATTGGAAATTTTAGACGTAACTTTGAGAGACGGAGAACAGACCAGAGGGGTCAGTTTTTCCACTTCCGAAAAACTAAATATCGCAAAATTTCTATTACAAAAACTAAATGTAGATCGGGTAGAGATTGCGTCTGCAAGAGTTTCTAAAGGAGAATTTGAAACGGTCCAAAAAATCATGGAATGGGCCGAAACGGAACAGCTCACGGAAAGAATCGAAATCTTAGGTTTTGTAGACGGGAATAAAACTGTGGATTGGATGAAAAACAGCGGAGCTAAGGTTTTGAATCTTTTGACCAAGGGATCTCTTCATCATTTAGAAAAACAACTGGGCAAAACTCCGAAGGAATTTTTTACGGACGTTTCTTTTGTAATAGAATATGCGATCAAAAACGGACTTAAAATAAACGTATATTTAGAAGATTGGTCCAACGGTTTTAGAAACAGTCCAGATTACGTCAAAACACTTGTAGAACATCTAAGTAAAGAACACATAGAAAGAATTTTTCTTCCGGACACGTTAGGTGTTCTTTCACCAGAAGAGACGTTTCAAGGAGTGGACTCACTCGTTCAAAAATATCCGGATATTCATTTTGAATTTCACGGACATAACGACTACGATCTTTCCGTAGCAAATAGTCTTCAGGCGATTTGTGCCGGAGTCAAAGGTCTTCACGCTTCTATGAACGGTCTAGGAGAAAGAGCCGGAAATACTCCGCTGGAAGCACTCGTAACCGCGATTCATGATAAATCTAACTCTAAAACGAACATAAACGAAATTGCAATTACAGAAGCAAGTCGTCTTGTAGAAGTATTCAGCGGAAAAAGAATTTCTGCAAATAGACCGATCGTAGGAGAAGACGTGTTTACTCAAACTGCTGGAGTACACGCAGACGGCGACAAAAAAGGGAATTTATACGCAAACCCTATTCTGCCTGAACGGTTCGGCCGGAAAAGAAGTTACGCGTTAGGCAAACTCGCAGGTAAAGCAAGTATTTCCGAAAATGTAAAACAGCTCGGAATGGTTTTAAGCGATGTGGTTTTACAAAAGGTTTTAGAAAGAGTGATCGAATTAGGAGATCAAAATAAACTGGTAACTCCTGAAGATCTTCCATTTATCATCGCAGACGTTTCTGGAAGAACCGGAGAAAAAGTACTTACAATCAAATCTTGTAATATTCATTCCGGAATCGGAATTCGTCCTCACGCACAGATCGAATTAGAATATCAAGGAAAGATTCATAAGGAAATTTCCGAAGGAGACGGAGGGTATGATGCGTTTATGAACGCACTTACTAAAATTACAAATCGCCTCGGTATTAGCATTCCTAAGTTGATAGATTACGAAGTAAGGATTCCACCCGGTGGAAAAACGGACGCGCTGGTAGAAACTAGGATCACTTGGAGCAATTTGGATGAAGATCAGACTTTCAAAACGATGGGAGTTCATCCGGATCAAACGGTTGCAGCGGTTCATGCAACTGAAAAGATGCTCAATCAAATTCTGCAACCATGGCAAATCTAA
- a CDS encoding Smr/MutS family protein, protein MKKKSVKFGYSGAKTIYIRKLRFEEAQWKLEKEIQEAFLAGETLIEIVHGIGEGILKKLTLDTIRSHDFLKEVDYSRFGISNPGSTLVEILGPDKDVLKRYLR, encoded by the coding sequence ATGAAAAAAAAATCCGTCAAATTTGGATATTCAGGAGCGAAAACGATTTATATTCGAAAGCTTCGATTTGAAGAAGCACAATGGAAATTAGAAAAGGAAATCCAAGAAGCTTTTTTAGCCGGAGAAACTCTGATCGAAATCGTTCACGGTATCGGAGAAGGAATTCTCAAAAAACTAACCTTGGATACGATTCGATCACACGATTTTCTCAAGGAAGTAGATTATTCTCGGTTTGGGATTTCTAATCCGGGTTCCACGTTGGTCGAAATATTAGGTCCCGATAAGGACGTTCTCAAAAGGTATCTCAGATGA
- a CDS encoding phosphatase domain-containing protein: MNEQAESKPETTKLVDKKRIAICGGTLGRENRYYVRGQVVDVGITEEMRDDSRWDLLNGLFEGQEKEITPFLDYGLEPVRKPILVAEIWDESDVLVHQSPEIKGDEGGFFFHEFTKPLLPGKYIFQIHFRKLDSYRQFTKDIAYLNQKGKSEISGQSLIGKGKLRILPEDFKGYVTTSDIDQTYLATDIHSNKGKLSTLFETPQQKLPLPGMPALYREIRLATEDSPLCFISASPHFFRRTLLSTIQSHSIITESLHLKYLEGTIKGIVEKFWDSVTHPAKFITDGILGSMERIRKFAGASFQSLFDQMSYKLTILLRDRLYLPTNAKEILIGDNTESDYLIFILYQYILCGKMQGKELEDYLYRLNFLGRDAITRDAARTIRELGEENRNIHGDLNSVSLVLINKTVHGPDHEEMHWNIQSALPAGIDPFKQKEIHPYILTEGAPGFAVVLQDNGILDTSAVFRIVAEMAGEWMEGKVIDPTALMEWIQNLTLPGDYQNEKDLILEGLKKALKKEEIS; encoded by the coding sequence TTGAACGAACAGGCAGAATCCAAACCGGAAACGACGAAGTTAGTAGATAAAAAAAGGATCGCAATCTGCGGTGGGACCTTAGGGCGTGAAAATCGGTATTACGTTCGTGGTCAGGTCGTAGACGTAGGAATCACCGAAGAAATGAGAGATGATTCTCGTTGGGATTTGTTAAACGGTCTGTTTGAAGGTCAGGAAAAAGAAATCACTCCATTTTTAGATTATGGATTAGAACCAGTTCGAAAACCAATCTTAGTCGCAGAAATCTGGGACGAATCCGATGTTTTAGTTCATCAATCTCCCGAAATCAAGGGAGACGAAGGTGGATTTTTTTTTCACGAATTCACAAAACCACTTCTTCCCGGAAAGTATATCTTTCAGATTCATTTTAGAAAATTAGATTCTTATAGACAGTTTACAAAAGACATAGCTTACTTAAATCAAAAAGGAAAAAGCGAAATTTCCGGACAATCCTTAATCGGAAAAGGAAAACTCAGAATTCTTCCCGAAGATTTTAAAGGTTACGTCACTACTTCGGATATAGACCAAACCTATCTTGCCACGGACATTCATTCTAACAAAGGAAAACTTTCCACGTTATTCGAAACACCACAACAAAAGCTTCCTCTTCCTGGAATGCCCGCTCTTTATAGGGAAATTCGATTGGCTACAGAAGATTCTCCTCTTTGTTTTATATCTGCTAGTCCTCATTTTTTTAGAAGGACTTTACTGAGTACGATTCAAAGCCATTCTATCATAACTGAATCTTTACATCTTAAATATTTAGAAGGAACGATCAAAGGGATCGTCGAAAAATTTTGGGACTCGGTGACCCATCCAGCCAAATTTATAACGGACGGAATTTTAGGTTCGATGGAAAGAATTCGAAAATTTGCAGGAGCCTCCTTTCAAAGTCTTTTCGATCAGATGAGTTATAAACTTACGATTCTACTTAGAGACAGATTGTATCTTCCTACAAACGCAAAAGAAATTCTAATCGGAGACAATACCGAAAGCGATTATTTAATCTTTATTCTTTATCAATATATTCTCTGCGGTAAAATGCAAGGGAAAGAACTGGAAGACTATCTCTATCGTTTAAACTTTTTAGGAAGGGACGCAATTACAAGAGACGCCGCGCGAACAATCCGAGAACTAGGAGAAGAAAATAGAAACATTCACGGAGATTTAAATTCAGTTTCCTTGGTTCTAATCAATAAAACCGTTCATGGACCGGATCACGAGGAAATGCACTGGAACATTCAAAGCGCACTCCCCGCCGGAATCGATCCCTTTAAACAAAAGGAGATTCATCCGTATATTCTAACCGAAGGCGCTCCCGGTTTTGCGGTAGTACTTCAAGATAATGGAATATTAGATACTTCTGCTGTATTTAGAATTGTAGCAGAAATGGCAGGAGAATGGATGGAAGGTAAAGTAATTGATCCTACTGCATTGATGGAATGGATTCAAAATTTGACTCTACCGGGAGATTATCAAAACGAAAAAGATCTGATTTTAGAAGGTTTAAAAAAGGCTCTGAAAAAAGAAGAAATTTCTTAA
- a CDS encoding DedA family protein has protein sequence MTFHETLLQILNRFSETNPIFLWLFFAFSNFAENVFPPWPGDTVTAFGGFLVARNLPTFGWIELITSTLVGNLLGAWVMYRFGQIFLDWAKEKEFPFKDSIYDEQSLEKTLTWFRKNSILVVLFSRFSAGIRFFVSIVAGMVKMSPILFFGCFSVAVVLWCGILIISGFFLGSNWENVLAFLEIYNKVIITLAILAVILFFWRRRQKTAKINS, from the coding sequence ATGACTTTTCACGAAACTCTGCTCCAAATTCTCAATCGTTTTTCGGAAACGAATCCTATTTTTCTCTGGCTCTTTTTTGCCTTTTCTAATTTTGCGGAAAACGTTTTTCCTCCCTGGCCTGGAGATACGGTTACTGCTTTTGGAGGATTTTTAGTGGCAAGAAATTTACCTACATTCGGCTGGATAGAATTGATTACGAGTACATTGGTGGGGAACCTTCTGGGGGCCTGGGTGATGTATCGTTTCGGTCAAATTTTTCTGGATTGGGCTAAAGAAAAAGAATTTCCTTTTAAGGATTCTATTTACGATGAGCAGTCCCTAGAAAAGACATTAACTTGGTTTCGAAAGAATTCTATCTTAGTCGTTTTATTCAGTCGATTTTCGGCGGGGATTCGATTTTTTGTTTCTATTGTTGCTGGAATGGTAAAGATGAGTCCGATTCTTTTTTTCGGATGTTTTAGTGTCGCCGTAGTTCTTTGGTGCGGGATCTTAATTATTTCCGGTTTTTTTCTAGGTTCTAATTGGGAAAACGTTTTAGCTTTTTTAGAAATTTATAATAAAGTTATTATTACTTTAGCGATCCTTGCGGTGATTCTATTTTTTTGGCGTCGAAGACAAAAAACTGCTAAAATAAATTCTTAG
- a CDS encoding AI-2E family transporter: MIEPIHINPEPGKYTFLIFFSILFLFAIGVFFLVFRPYLYSSLMALILYLATRRPHKLLKGYLGEKLQWLVPWIMITLVSMIVLLPSYFVIRTLISEALSILFKLRISLSEDKIIETLMNFALLTDFITDNEFFWVKVPEIYGEFAENYVDILNLDSIYGILSNASSFILGNIELPTGILMNLFFALLVLFFLYQDGKKVERFILDNLPFSKQLEEQVGRKLTAAVQTVIRGNLIISILQGAAIYILLWIAGISSPFLYASLAAFFSIIPVVGTSAVWLPIGLYILFLENNPMMAIFFMGSGLFFYIVLENFVKPRMLDKKLQAHPLLIFLSLIGGIKEFGIMGLVVGPVTVTLVVILWDFWKLYRRELILNKGHR, translated from the coding sequence ATGATCGAACCAATTCACATCAACCCTGAACCTGGAAAATACACCTTCCTCATTTTTTTTTCTATCTTATTTTTATTTGCAATCGGTGTTTTCTTTTTAGTATTTCGGCCTTATTTATATTCTTCGCTGATGGCATTGATTTTGTACCTCGCAACTAGAAGACCTCATAAACTTTTAAAAGGATATTTAGGAGAAAAACTTCAATGGCTCGTACCTTGGATCATGATCACACTCGTATCTATGATCGTATTACTTCCATCCTATTTTGTAATCCGTACCTTGATCAGCGAGGCTCTTTCAATTCTTTTTAAATTAAGAATTTCATTAAGCGAAGACAAGATAATAGAAACTTTAATGAATTTTGCACTGCTTACAGACTTTATCACGGACAACGAATTTTTCTGGGTTAAGGTTCCCGAAATCTACGGAGAATTTGCCGAAAATTACGTGGATATTCTGAACCTGGACAGTATCTATGGAATTTTAAGTAACGCTTCCTCTTTTATTTTAGGAAACATAGAATTACCTACAGGAATTCTAATGAATCTTTTCTTTGCTTTGTTAGTTTTATTCTTCCTCTATCAAGACGGAAAAAAAGTAGAACGATTCATCTTGGACAACCTTCCCTTTTCTAAACAATTGGAAGAACAAGTCGGAAGAAAATTAACTGCAGCGGTTCAAACTGTAATACGAGGAAATCTAATCATATCAATTCTACAAGGAGCGGCGATTTATATTCTTCTATGGATTGCCGGAATTTCTAGCCCGTTTTTATACGCAAGTTTAGCTGCTTTTTTTTCCATTATTCCAGTTGTAGGTACTTCTGCAGTTTGGCTTCCGATCGGTCTTTACATTCTCTTTTTAGAAAACAATCCTATGATGGCCATTTTTTTTATGGGAAGCGGATTGTTCTTTTACATAGTTCTAGAAAATTTCGTAAAACCTAGAATGCTCGATAAAAAACTACAGGCACATCCACTTTTAATCTTTTTATCTTTGATCGGAGGAATCAAAGAATTTGGAATTATGGGGCTGGTTGTGGGACCGGTCACGGTCACGTTAGTCGTTATTCTCTGGGATTTTTGGAAATTGTATCGCCGAGAATTGATTTTGAATAAAGGACATAGATAA
- the xseA gene encoding exodeoxyribonuclease VII large subunit, producing MEDSKPLSVSEVTRIIKNLISGSKDLKNIWVRGEISNYSKASSGHIYFSLKDAGSLIRCTFFNYSNKNYSGKPLSDGKEIQVYGTITLYEAGGSYNLNVTRVEELGQGDILLQIEKLKQKLAVEGIFDPERKRRIPSFPKTLGIATSPTGAAIEDIIKISRSRFPGINILIAPCIVQGEDAPDSIVAAIEELNHPNWKVDVIIAGRGGGSFEDLMAFNDEKVVRAYANSRVPIISAVGHQTDVLLSDFAADYFTPTPTAAAEYAIPKEEDVLQFLSQLEGRIKSSLVTKISSNKDRLRLLSGKFIFKEPMQLLNQRSQRVDEIGIRLQKALSNKLGLARVRLERYQNLTSRIQNILFHKKQKAEFWTSKVEDLSPAATMKRGYSILRNKNGKIIRSPEETKPEEELQVLLSGGTMQVIRKGK from the coding sequence TTGGAAGACTCCAAACCTCTTTCCGTTTCGGAAGTCACTAGAATTATTAAAAATCTGATTTCCGGTTCCAAGGATTTAAAAAATATCTGGGTCCGAGGGGAAATTTCCAATTATAGCAAGGCAAGTTCAGGACATATTTACTTTTCTCTCAAAGACGCCGGATCTCTAATTCGATGTACTTTTTTCAATTACTCCAATAAAAATTATTCTGGAAAACCATTATCCGATGGAAAAGAAATCCAGGTCTACGGAACAATCACTCTCTATGAAGCGGGGGGTTCTTATAATCTAAACGTAACCAGAGTAGAAGAATTGGGGCAAGGAGATATTTTACTCCAAATCGAAAAACTCAAACAAAAACTCGCAGTAGAAGGAATCTTTGATCCGGAAAGAAAAAGAAGAATTCCATCCTTTCCAAAAACGTTAGGAATCGCCACTTCTCCTACGGGAGCCGCAATCGAAGATATTATCAAAATTTCCCGTTCCCGTTTTCCAGGAATCAATATACTCATCGCTCCCTGTATTGTTCAAGGAGAAGACGCTCCCGATTCAATTGTCGCTGCCATAGAGGAATTAAATCATCCGAACTGGAAAGTAGACGTGATCATCGCAGGGAGAGGGGGAGGAAGTTTCGAAGATCTAATGGCGTTTAACGACGAAAAGGTGGTCAGAGCTTACGCAAATTCCAGAGTTCCGATCATATCGGCTGTAGGTCATCAAACCGACGTTTTATTAAGCGACTTTGCCGCTGACTATTTTACTCCTACTCCCACCGCCGCCGCAGAATATGCAATTCCCAAAGAAGAAGACGTACTTCAATTTTTATCCCAGTTAGAAGGAAGAATTAAAAGCTCTTTAGTAACAAAAATTTCCTCCAACAAAGACAGACTCAGACTTTTATCCGGAAAGTTCATCTTTAAAGAACCGATGCAACTTCTCAATCAAAGAAGTCAAAGAGTGGACGAAATTGGAATTCGATTACAAAAGGCTTTATCCAACAAACTGGGTCTAGCCAGAGTTCGGTTGGAAAGATACCAAAATCTTACTTCCAGAATTCAAAACATTCTTTTTCATAAAAAACAAAAGGCTGAATTTTGGACTAGCAAAGTGGAAGATCTTTCTCCCGCTGCTACGATGAAACGTGGATATTCGATTCTTAGAAACAAAAATGGAAAAATCATACGATCTCCGGAAGAAACAAAACCGGAAGAAGAATTGCAAGTTTTACTTTCAGGTGGAACGATGCAAGTGATCAGAAAAGGAAAATAA
- a CDS encoding exodeoxyribonuclease VII small subunit — protein sequence MAETKSKISFEDALMELEQIAEKLERQDFSLEESLKAYERGMELKKICQGILDTAEGKIEALTKDESKKTNKTGFRGESKTTETKNNTTQEEDLF from the coding sequence ATGGCGGAGACAAAATCTAAAATTTCATTTGAAGACGCTCTCATGGAACTGGAACAAATTGCGGAAAAACTAGAACGACAAGATTTCAGTTTAGAAGAATCCTTAAAAGCATATGAAAGAGGGATGGAACTTAAAAAAATCTGTCAGGGAATTTTAGATACTGCAGAAGGAAAGATAGAAGCTCTTACTAAAGACGAATCTAAAAAAACGAATAAAACCGGTTTTAGAGGAGAATCTAAAACGACAGAAACCAAAAACAACACCACACAAGAAGAAGACTTATTTTAA